Proteins encoded by one window of Brevibacterium atlanticum:
- the rdgB gene encoding RdgB/HAM1 family non-canonical purine NTP pyrophosphatase, translating into MTTLVLATHNEGKKRELLTILRPVLGADTTVLTAAEAELDDVPETGVTFVENALIKARAAASATGKTAIADDSGISVDVLGGAPGIFSARWSGTHGDDRANLDLLLAQLSDIAEAHRGAQFRCAAAAVTADGREFTTEGVMPGSLATEPRGENGFGYDPIFVPEGSTISAAQMSAEEKNSRSHRRIAFDALAELLAAEPDL; encoded by the coding sequence GTGACGACCCTCGTCCTCGCCACTCACAATGAGGGCAAGAAGCGGGAGCTGCTGACCATCCTCCGCCCCGTCCTCGGTGCCGACACCACAGTGCTCACCGCCGCCGAGGCGGAACTCGACGATGTCCCCGAGACCGGAGTGACCTTCGTCGAGAACGCGCTGATCAAGGCCCGCGCCGCTGCCTCGGCGACAGGGAAGACCGCCATCGCCGATGACTCGGGCATCAGCGTCGACGTCCTCGGCGGGGCGCCGGGCATCTTCTCCGCCCGGTGGTCGGGCACACACGGCGACGACCGTGCCAACCTTGACCTCCTGCTCGCGCAGCTGAGCGACATCGCCGAGGCGCACCGAGGAGCCCAATTCCGGTGCGCCGCAGCCGCTGTGACCGCAGACGGCCGCGAATTCACCACCGAGGGCGTCATGCCAGGTTCCCTGGCCACCGAACCCCGAGGCGAGAACGGCTTCGGCTATGACCCGATCTTCGTTCCCGAGGGGTCGACGATCAGTGCCGCGCAGATGAGCGCCGAAGAGAAGAACTCCCGCTCCCACCGCCGGATCGCCTTCGACGCCCTCGCAGAGCTCCTCGCCGCCGAACCCGACCTCTGA